A single region of the Methanocella sp. genome encodes:
- a CDS encoding alpha/beta hydrolase — protein MLEPGEHDALLNGVRVHYTVSGSGPALIAIYGGPGMDARGFESLADIGEFVTLIVMHPRGSGLSAAAPCGDGYLLGDYAADVEALRRHLRLDRPAVLGWSHGGMIAQQFAFTYPDSLSKLVLLDTSAYFGELLKDINAAVQAYREKPWFPESYAALQKEWAGEYRTDEDMTKLWADEIRFYFREFDGRAEAYRRRTMGLPLRMAPLKCFNELEAPCMDLRPRLAGIKAPTLVIVGRHDFITTAGMSEEIHRRIPGSRLEIFEGSGHFTFVEEPGKLKALVRDFILE, from the coding sequence ATGCTGGAACCTGGAGAGCATGACGCCCTGCTGAACGGCGTCCGCGTTCACTACACAGTGTCGGGCTCGGGGCCGGCCCTCATAGCCATATACGGGGGGCCGGGCATGGACGCCCGCGGCTTCGAGAGCCTGGCGGACATCGGCGAGTTTGTCACGCTCATCGTTATGCACCCCCGTGGCTCCGGGCTGTCCGCGGCGGCGCCGTGCGGGGACGGCTATCTGCTGGGGGACTATGCCGCGGACGTTGAGGCGCTGCGGCGGCACCTGAGGCTGGATAGGCCCGCCGTGCTGGGCTGGTCCCACGGCGGCATGATCGCACAGCAGTTCGCCTTCACCTATCCTGACTCCCTTTCAAAGCTCGTCCTGCTGGACACGTCGGCCTACTTCGGCGAGCTCTTAAAGGATATAAACGCCGCAGTCCAGGCGTATCGGGAAAAGCCCTGGTTCCCGGAGTCGTATGCCGCACTGCAGAAGGAGTGGGCGGGGGAATACAGGACGGACGAGGACATGACGAAGCTCTGGGCTGACGAGATCAGGTTCTACTTTAGGGAGTTCGACGGGCGCGCCGAGGCCTATCGCCGTCGTACAATGGGCCTGCCGCTCCGCATGGCGCCGCTCAAGTGCTTCAACGAGCTGGAGGCGCCCTGCATGGACCTGCGGCCCCGGCTGGCGGGAATAAAGGCGCCGACGCTGGTCATCGTGGGCCGGCACGACTTCATCACGACGGCCGGGATGTCGGAAGAGATCCACAGGCGCATACCGGGCTCCCGGCTGGAGATATTCGAGGGCTCCGGGCACTTCACGTTCGTGGAGGAGCCCGGGAAGCTCAAGGCGTTAGTCCGGGATTTCATACTGGAATAG
- a CDS encoding galactose-1-phosphate uridylyltransferase, with amino-acid sequence MSELRRDYFLDRWVIIATDRARRPSDFIRAREPPGGAQGCSFCPGFEDKTPPSKASYFDGDHRPDEPGRPPLTGWTVRVIPNLYPAVKEGGVMLMNDMSLSASGVHEVIVESPVHDRHPQFMSDDEIKRLFRVYRDRFSKIAKIPYVRYISLFRNYGREAGASLAHAHSQIIALPIVPREITDQRGLDYGPVIKEESGSPRAVLESAHTVAIAPFASCYTYEVWVIPKRKCRNIAEMTDEERDDFAVTSRDALSRLSKLLSDPPYNYAFVQSIDDDVYLHLCIYPKLGIEAGFELNTRVHINSVTPESAAKSLREI; translated from the coding sequence ATGAGCGAGTTACGCCGGGACTATTTTCTCGACCGATGGGTCATCATCGCGACCGACCGCGCCAGGCGGCCAAGCGACTTTATCAGGGCTCGCGAGCCTCCCGGGGGAGCGCAGGGCTGCTCATTTTGTCCAGGCTTTGAGGATAAGACGCCACCGAGCAAGGCGAGCTACTTCGACGGGGACCACCGGCCGGACGAGCCGGGCAGGCCCCCTCTGACGGGATGGACAGTAAGGGTGATACCCAACCTGTACCCGGCCGTAAAGGAGGGGGGCGTCATGCTCATGAACGACATGAGCCTGTCCGCTTCCGGGGTCCACGAGGTCATCGTGGAGAGTCCCGTGCACGACCGCCATCCCCAGTTCATGTCCGACGACGAGATAAAGCGCCTCTTCCGCGTCTACCGGGACCGGTTCTCGAAAATCGCAAAAATACCGTACGTCCGGTACATCTCCTTATTCCGGAACTACGGCCGGGAGGCCGGTGCGTCGCTGGCCCACGCCCATTCCCAGATCATCGCCCTCCCCATCGTGCCCCGTGAGATCACCGACCAGCGAGGCCTCGACTATGGCCCGGTCATCAAGGAAGAATCGGGCTCCCCGAGGGCCGTCCTGGAGTCGGCCCACACCGTGGCCATCGCCCCTTTCGCGTCCTGCTATACCTACGAGGTCTGGGTCATCCCGAAGCGGAAGTGCAGGAACATCGCGGAGATGACGGACGAGGAGCGGGACGACTTCGCCGTAACGTCCAGGGACGCTCTCTCCCGCCTGTCGAAGCTGCTTTCGGACCCTCCGTACAATTATGCGTTCGTCCAGTCGATCGACGACGACGTGTACCTGCACCTGTGCATCTACCCCAAGCTCGGAATCGAGGCCGGCTTCGAGCTTAACACGCGGGTCCACATAAACTCCGTAACTCCCGAAAGCGCGGCGAAAAGCCTGCGGGAGATATAG
- a CDS encoding shikimate kinase yields the protein MNGHGIAFGAGTVINAIATYKGSAFGIDLRTEADVALKGDLIEGEIEGGGDTRLIERACELVLRHFDVDSGAKIRTKSQLPQASGLKSSSAAANATVLATLRAIGRDMEPLEMTRLGVRAALDSGVSITGAFDDACASMLGGVVMTDNKTNELLKRETIESDVVIYAPDKKAFSSQTNVARSRAIGPWVDAAFEMAMRGEYRKAMTLNGFLYTAALGYSAEPMVAALELGVDAVSLSGTGPSYVALAEGEKLDRLKAAWSSYPGRVIITKTNNTGAYTLR from the coding sequence ATGAATGGCCACGGCATAGCGTTCGGCGCGGGCACGGTCATTAACGCCATCGCCACCTACAAAGGCAGCGCCTTCGGGATAGACTTAAGGACGGAGGCCGATGTAGCGCTAAAAGGCGACCTCATCGAGGGTGAGATCGAGGGGGGAGGCGATACGCGGCTCATCGAGAGGGCCTGCGAGCTGGTGCTGAGGCATTTCGACGTCGACTCGGGCGCGAAAATAAGGACGAAGAGCCAGCTGCCCCAGGCCAGCGGCCTGAAGTCGTCCAGCGCCGCGGCCAACGCGACAGTCCTGGCCACGCTGCGGGCCATCGGCCGGGACATGGAGCCCCTGGAGATGACGCGCCTCGGCGTGCGGGCGGCGCTCGATTCGGGCGTGTCAATCACGGGCGCCTTCGACGACGCCTGCGCTTCCATGCTGGGCGGCGTCGTGATGACGGATAATAAGACGAACGAGCTGCTGAAGCGGGAGACCATCGAGTCGGACGTCGTTATCTATGCCCCGGATAAAAAAGCCTTTTCCAGCCAGACGAACGTTGCCCGTTCCCGGGCCATCGGGCCCTGGGTGGACGCGGCCTTTGAAATGGCCATGCGCGGCGAATACCGGAAGGCCATGACGCTGAACGGCTTCCTCTATACGGCGGCGCTGGGCTACAGCGCGGAGCCCATGGTGGCAGCTCTGGAGCTGGGCGTGGACGCGGTGAGCCTGTCGGGCACCGGGCCGTCCTACGTGGCGCTGGCCGAAGGCGAAAAGCTGGACAGGCTGAAGGCCGCCTGGTCGTCCTACCCCGGTAGAGTGATCATAACAAAGACTAATAATACGGGAGCCTATACGCTCAGGTGA
- a CDS encoding chorismate mutase — MSLEEVRDEVKKVDLEILRLLAKRMQLASRIVEIKKKEGMAINDDRQNELVVKRAMERAVELGLDTGAVKELFKIIIDMSISRQHELSGEGRLP; from the coding sequence ATGTCCCTTGAAGAAGTGCGAGATGAGGTAAAAAAAGTCGACCTCGAGATTTTACGCCTGCTGGCGAAGCGCATGCAGCTCGCCAGCCGCATCGTGGAGATCAAAAAGAAGGAAGGCATGGCCATTAACGACGACAGGCAGAACGAGCTCGTCGTCAAGCGTGCCATGGAGAGGGCCGTCGAGCTGGGCCTGGATACCGGGGCCGTCAAGGAGCTTTTCAAGATCATCATCGACATGAGCATCAGCCGGCAGCATGAGCTTTCGGGCGAGGGGCGGCTGCCCTAA
- the aroE gene encoding shikimate dehydrogenase, with translation MITMYGVIGDPIAHSLSPAMHNAAFQALGMDCFYAPFHVKGRNLHEAVSGARSLGFGGLNVTIPHKEAVIRFIEADQDARNIGAANTIDLKTNKAYNTDAPGAIQSLRDSGVEVRNKNVLVLGAGGAARAVAYGLLKNGATVTIANRTAPKAADLAAYLREYGDVFGTGMERLGEKVAIADVIVNTTTVGMGEDETLVTAGMLRPEHVVFDLVYKPVETKLLGEAKAAGAKTVDGITMLARQGALSFEIWTGVKPPLGIMERSARNAV, from the coding sequence ATGATCACGATGTACGGCGTCATCGGCGACCCGATCGCGCATTCGCTCTCGCCCGCCATGCACAACGCGGCCTTCCAGGCCCTCGGCATGGACTGTTTTTACGCCCCTTTCCACGTAAAGGGCCGCAACCTCCACGAGGCCGTCAGCGGGGCCCGCTCGCTCGGCTTCGGGGGCCTCAACGTCACCATTCCCCACAAGGAGGCCGTCATCCGGTTCATCGAGGCTGACCAGGACGCCCGCAACATCGGGGCGGCCAACACCATCGATCTCAAGACAAATAAAGCGTACAACACAGACGCGCCCGGCGCCATCCAGTCGCTGAGGGACAGCGGCGTCGAAGTGAGGAACAAGAACGTGCTCGTCCTGGGGGCCGGAGGGGCGGCGAGGGCCGTCGCCTACGGGCTTCTGAAGAACGGCGCAACGGTTACGATCGCCAATCGCACCGCCCCGAAGGCGGCCGACCTGGCGGCATACCTGAGGGAGTACGGCGATGTCTTCGGCACGGGCATGGAACGGCTCGGAGAAAAGGTCGCCATCGCCGACGTCATCGTCAACACGACCACCGTCGGCATGGGAGAGGACGAGACGCTGGTCACGGCCGGCATGCTAAGGCCGGAACATGTGGTCTTCGACCTCGTGTATAAGCCGGTCGAGACGAAGCTCCTCGGGGAAGCGAAGGCGGCCGGGGCGAAGACCGTCGACGGCATCACCATGCTGGCGAGGCAGGGGGCCCTGTCATTCGAGATCTGGACGGGCGTGAAGCCGCCGCTCGGCATCATGGAGAGGAGTGCCCGGAATGCCGTTTAA
- a CDS encoding DUF362 domain-containing protein translates to MTFVSIVKNGDPSKAVSDAVQLAGGLDVSGTVLIKPNLSCAKPSGSGLVTSVEVITALVKMVAEQGARPLVGDLPILGWDPKTVFNASGVRAIEKAGGELADWSDSHIDISLPGAKTLKRVPIARPALEVDAIINVPVLKHHFLTHLSGGMKNLFGLVQPAFRPKVHVLGLDEPLVDFYEFLKPRIALNVMDATSIAQSVRPAGPYYGPSEAKSAYRANMVLASKDAVALDAVAASVIGIDPDDVEMVRIASERGLGDINPQTVGNARGASVKIKSSLIGRVIPYVEDAWTSQRLNRVAHPLARRIYGNDVVSLKEARREMNAIDPSRIVLAGSCTRCGLCMNACPTKNISLSEKPTFGSKCIKCFICVEICPDGVLAIQRK, encoded by the coding sequence GTGACATTCGTATCAATAGTTAAGAACGGCGACCCGTCGAAGGCCGTCAGCGACGCCGTGCAGCTGGCGGGGGGGCTCGACGTCAGCGGCACCGTCCTCATCAAGCCGAACCTGAGCTGCGCCAAGCCATCGGGCAGCGGCCTGGTCACGAGCGTGGAAGTCATCACCGCCCTGGTAAAGATGGTCGCGGAGCAGGGCGCGAGGCCGCTCGTGGGCGACCTGCCCATACTCGGCTGGGACCCGAAAACGGTGTTCAACGCCTCCGGCGTCCGCGCCATCGAGAAGGCCGGGGGAGAGCTCGCCGACTGGAGCGACAGCCACATCGATATCTCGCTCCCCGGGGCGAAAACCCTGAAGCGGGTGCCCATCGCGAGGCCGGCCCTCGAGGTGGACGCCATAATCAACGTCCCCGTGCTGAAGCATCACTTTCTCACTCACCTTTCCGGAGGCATGAAGAACCTCTTCGGGCTCGTGCAGCCCGCGTTCCGGCCGAAGGTCCACGTCCTGGGCCTGGACGAGCCTCTGGTCGATTTTTACGAGTTCCTGAAGCCCCGCATCGCCCTCAACGTCATGGACGCGACGAGCATCGCCCAGTCGGTGAGGCCCGCGGGCCCGTACTACGGGCCGTCGGAGGCAAAATCGGCATACCGGGCAAACATGGTCCTGGCCAGTAAGGACGCCGTGGCCCTGGATGCCGTGGCCGCAAGCGTCATCGGCATTGACCCGGACGACGTCGAGATGGTGCGCATCGCCTCGGAGAGGGGCCTGGGCGACATCAACCCGCAGACCGTGGGCAACGCCCGGGGCGCCAGCGTGAAGATCAAAAGCTCGCTCATCGGCAGGGTCATACCCTATGTGGAGGACGCCTGGACAAGCCAGAGGCTCAACCGGGTCGCGCACCCGCTGGCACGGCGCATTTATGGCAATGACGTCGTATCGCTCAAAGAGGCGCGCAGGGAGATGAACGCCATCGACCCCTCGCGCATCGTCCTCGCCGGGAGCTGCACAAGATGCGGCCTCTGCATGAACGCCTGCCCGACAAAGAACATTTCGCTGAGCGAAAAGCCGACCTTCGGCTCGAAGTGCATCAAGTGTTTCATCTGCGTGGAGATCTGCCCTGACGGCGTGCTGGCCATCCAGAGGAAGTGA
- a CDS encoding RAD55 family ATPase — protein MVSTTEIKNRARFGIQDLDNALDGGIPRGSLVLIEEDTGAKSQILQSKFIADGLLNNEYCYIFNMEHPPQAIVSSLNVFGLEPEENINNDQLIIIDGFTDAFGWGEFVSKWKYVCHDLASITEVHNVVKEAIADIKPYNNLRGVVDSLTTLILASDSERAILNYIHHQMAIQKNYGTTTLYTIHMGAHRPELIKALEHIVDGVIWISKVEVDDEPRDVIQIKKLRDSKYSSRKYFFNADEEGATLEIMKKRP, from the coding sequence GTGGTTTCGACGACCGAAATAAAAAATAGGGCCAGGTTCGGCATACAGGACCTGGACAACGCGCTCGATGGCGGCATACCGAGGGGGTCGCTCGTGCTCATCGAGGAGGATACGGGGGCCAAATCCCAGATACTGCAGAGCAAGTTCATCGCCGACGGGCTGCTCAACAACGAGTATTGCTACATCTTTAACATGGAGCACCCGCCGCAGGCGATCGTGAGCTCGCTCAACGTCTTCGGCCTCGAGCCGGAGGAGAACATCAACAACGACCAGCTCATCATCATCGACGGCTTCACCGACGCCTTCGGGTGGGGCGAGTTCGTGTCGAAGTGGAAGTACGTCTGCCACGACCTGGCCAGCATCACGGAGGTCCACAACGTGGTCAAGGAGGCCATCGCCGACATCAAGCCGTATAACAATTTAAGGGGTGTCGTGGACTCGCTCACCACGCTCATCCTGGCCAGCGACTCGGAGCGGGCCATTTTAAACTACATTCACCACCAGATGGCCATCCAGAAGAACTACGGCACGACCACCCTGTATACCATCCACATGGGAGCGCACCGCCCCGAGCTAATAAAGGCGCTTGAGCACATCGTGGACGGCGTCATCTGGATCAGCAAGGTAGAGGTGGACGACGAGCCCCGGGACGTCATCCAGATAAAGAAGCTGAGGGACTCGAAATATTCGTCTCGCAAGTACTTTTTTAACGCGGACGAGGAAGGTGCCACTCTGGAAATAATGAAAAAACGCCCATGA
- a CDS encoding DJ-1/PfpI family protein: MEFDLGNTEIVLVAAPEGFRDEELFVPEDVFSAAGAFVLTASTTKKTINGSEGGSTDPDLHIEDINVDDLNALVIAGGRGARQYLWNDEALLRKVSEANEKGKIIGAICISGAIPAIAGIMRGRKGTVYPDPEALEVLKKAGETYVGEGVVVDGNVVTGAGPEYAKEFAGMILALLYKRIQTTVQR; this comes from the coding sequence ATGGAGTTCGACCTCGGCAATACGGAGATCGTGCTGGTGGCCGCCCCGGAAGGGTTCAGGGACGAGGAGCTGTTCGTGCCCGAAGACGTTTTTTCCGCGGCCGGCGCCTTCGTGCTCACGGCCAGCACGACGAAGAAGACCATCAACGGCTCGGAGGGCGGGTCGACTGACCCCGACCTGCACATCGAGGACATCAATGTAGATGACCTTAACGCGCTCGTCATCGCAGGAGGCCGGGGCGCGAGACAATATCTGTGGAATGACGAGGCCCTCCTGCGAAAGGTGAGTGAGGCGAACGAGAAAGGCAAGATCATCGGCGCCATATGTATTTCCGGCGCGATACCCGCCATCGCGGGCATCATGCGAGGCCGAAAAGGCACAGTCTATCCCGATCCTGAGGCGCTGGAAGTACTAAAAAAGGCGGGCGAGACATACGTGGGCGAGGGCGTCGTCGTGGACGGGAACGTGGTCACGGGCGCCGGGCCGGAGTACGCGAAGGAGTTTGCCGGCATGATCCTGGCGCTTTTATACAAAAGGATTCAGACGACTGTTCAGAGGTAA
- a CDS encoding sugar phosphate isomerase/epimerase family protein, with amino-acid sequence MYYGTLADPKGDSDILQEIYYAKDAGFDFLEISAEGPKFPTSKLLSRVSDIKKARDETGIFFTCHTPWGWNVGNPYKPIRDATVNEVIDVIGFAEEIEARLVTVHMHTRFGLYPKDEMIRYMAEGLGALCDRAEKSGMTVTVENVDQSVEDFKKLFGLEPRAKFHLDVGHANISCKGGANIADFIETFKDRLYHVHVHDNKGGHGVDGDLHLALGMGNIDWHRVVNALKAAKYNRTVTFEVFSKNRQYLEMSLDVFKSLAGGWAPTDD; translated from the coding sequence ATGTATTATGGAACGCTCGCCGATCCGAAGGGCGATAGCGACATCCTGCAGGAGATCTATTACGCGAAGGATGCCGGCTTCGATTTTCTGGAGATCAGCGCCGAGGGGCCGAAGTTCCCGACCTCGAAGCTTTTATCGCGCGTCAGCGACATTAAAAAAGCCCGGGATGAGACCGGCATCTTCTTCACCTGCCACACGCCCTGGGGCTGGAACGTGGGTAACCCGTATAAGCCCATCCGCGATGCCACGGTGAACGAGGTCATCGACGTCATCGGCTTCGCCGAGGAGATCGAGGCCCGGCTGGTCACGGTGCACATGCACACCAGGTTCGGGCTCTACCCGAAGGACGAGATGATACGGTACATGGCCGAAGGGCTAGGCGCTTTATGCGACCGCGCGGAGAAGTCGGGCATGACGGTCACCGTTGAGAACGTGGACCAGAGCGTCGAGGACTTTAAGAAATTGTTCGGCCTGGAGCCCCGGGCGAAGTTCCACCTGGACGTCGGCCACGCCAACATCTCCTGTAAGGGCGGCGCCAACATCGCCGATTTCATCGAGACTTTCAAGGATCGCCTGTACCACGTCCACGTGCACGACAACAAGGGCGGCCACGGCGTGGACGGCGACCTGCATTTAGCCCTGGGCATGGGCAACATCGACTGGCACAGGGTGGTGAACGCGCTCAAGGCTGCAAAATACAACAGGACCGTGACCTTCGAGGTGTTCTCGAAGAACCGGCAGTACCTGGAGATGAGCCTGGACGTGTTCAAGAGCCTCGCCGGCGGGTGGGCGCCAACCGACGACTGA
- a CDS encoding glycosyltransferase family 4 protein, with amino-acid sequence MRIAFFAWEYPPRLVGGLGTYAEYITREYVRLGNDVTVLTMNNGSLKTSEVMQGVAVHRPLGVDVSGLLKVIADGELRSWGDQLRFFSSILVNDILCCAKLSNQLVRAEGSRFDIACVHDWMGAMAAPTLKSELSLPLVFHVHSTEWGRSGGRGSKAVNDIEFLGATTADRIITVSYAMKEDLAGHGWPADRIHVVWNGIDPDTYDPAKAAMDEVAALRKRYGIDTGKMILFVGRLNWVKGIMNLVQAMPAVLIEHPEAKLVILGTGDEENDVRHLAARLGLEKSVICRFEFVSEHERILHYAASDLCVFPSIYEPFGIVSLEAMAMEKPIVVGASGVSGLKEQVVSGGDGRTGVHVDGNSPADIAWGINEALQDEVRMKRWGKAARKRVLEYFTWDKVARETLSIYEELLHERR; translated from the coding sequence GTGAGGATCGCCTTTTTCGCATGGGAGTACCCGCCCCGCTTAGTCGGCGGCCTGGGCACATACGCCGAATACATAACGAGAGAGTATGTCCGGCTGGGGAACGACGTCACCGTGCTCACCATGAACAACGGGAGCCTGAAGACCAGCGAGGTGATGCAAGGCGTCGCGGTACACAGGCCCCTGGGCGTGGATGTCTCCGGCCTGCTCAAAGTCATCGCCGATGGCGAGCTCCGATCATGGGGAGACCAGCTCCGCTTTTTCAGTTCCATTCTGGTGAACGATATCCTGTGCTGCGCAAAGCTGTCCAACCAGCTCGTCCGGGCCGAGGGGTCCAGGTTCGACATAGCCTGCGTCCACGACTGGATGGGAGCCATGGCCGCCCCCACACTCAAGAGCGAGCTGTCCCTGCCCCTGGTATTCCACGTCCACTCGACCGAATGGGGCCGTAGCGGCGGCCGGGGCAGCAAGGCGGTGAACGACATCGAATTTTTGGGCGCTACGACGGCGGACCGCATTATCACCGTCAGCTACGCCATGAAGGAGGACCTGGCCGGCCACGGCTGGCCGGCGGACAGGATACACGTCGTCTGGAACGGCATCGACCCGGACACGTACGACCCCGCGAAAGCCGCCATGGACGAAGTCGCCGCACTGAGGAAACGCTACGGCATTGACACGGGAAAGATGATACTGTTCGTGGGCCGGCTCAACTGGGTCAAGGGCATCATGAACCTTGTCCAGGCCATGCCCGCCGTGCTCATAGAGCACCCGGAGGCTAAGCTGGTAATCCTGGGGACCGGGGACGAGGAGAACGATGTCCGGCACCTGGCAGCCCGCCTGGGCCTCGAGAAAAGCGTCATATGCCGGTTCGAGTTCGTGTCCGAGCACGAGCGCATCCTGCACTACGCGGCCTCGGACCTCTGCGTCTTTCCCTCGATCTATGAGCCGTTCGGCATCGTGAGCCTGGAGGCCATGGCCATGGAGAAGCCCATCGTCGTCGGGGCGAGCGGCGTATCCGGCCTCAAGGAGCAGGTGGTCAGCGGCGGGGACGGCAGGACGGGAGTTCACGTCGACGGCAACTCTCCCGCTGACATTGCCTGGGGGATCAATGAAGCGCTCCAGGACGAGGTCCGCATGAAGCGCTGGGGCAAGGCCGCCAGAAAGAGGGTGCTGGAATATTTCACCTGGGATAAGGTGGCCCGGGAAACGCTGAGCATCTACGAGGAGCTGTTACATGAGCGCCGATGA
- a CDS encoding thymidylate kinase, whose protein sequence is MMRLYVIDGLDGSGKDTQAYRLKEYLSKDGREVVLRIHPSPDNAFGRISKRSLTKSGQLWRLVATLFYGLDVVRSILLYAHGDRDVIFVRYTLACAYLPQALIRPVYAVVNLILPKSPNMFFLDVSPGEALRRIKARGDSEEMFETLPHLEKNRNRALLILGNWKVVDGNVAPEAVFDQIVKNITP, encoded by the coding sequence ATGATGCGGCTCTACGTCATCGACGGCCTGGACGGCTCGGGCAAGGATACACAGGCCTATAGGCTAAAAGAGTACCTGTCTAAGGACGGCCGAGAGGTGGTTCTGCGCATACATCCCAGCCCCGATAACGCCTTCGGCCGCATATCTAAGCGCTCGCTGACGAAGAGCGGCCAACTCTGGCGCCTCGTCGCGACGCTATTCTATGGCCTGGACGTGGTGCGCTCTATCCTGCTCTATGCCCATGGCGACCGGGACGTCATCTTCGTCCGTTATACGCTTGCCTGCGCCTACCTGCCTCAGGCCCTCATCCGGCCCGTTTATGCCGTCGTGAATCTCATTCTCCCTAAGTCGCCGAACATGTTCTTTTTGGACGTCTCGCCCGGGGAGGCGCTGCGCCGGATAAAGGCACGGGGCGATAGCGAGGAGATGTTCGAGACGCTGCCTCACCTGGAGAAGAATCGGAATCGTGCGCTGCTTATTTTGGGGAACTGGAAGGTCGTTGACGGTAATGTGGCCCCCGAAGCCGTCTTCGACCAGATCGTAAAAAACATTACTCCGTAA
- a CDS encoding prephenate dehydrogenase/arogenate dehydrogenase family protein, whose translation MPFKVLIVGGAGGMGRWCATLFKNAGLEVSISSRGDATDMARSLGVGLSRPEHSGAFDIVVLSVPIDAIDPAASEAAPNMKPGSLLMDLSSLKVKPIDAMLRHAPPGVEVIGAHPLFGPGSESRGMSVVLVPTERSERWLSIIKDIFTDAGYGMLETTAERHDKAMAVVQGLTHFMYVSMGRTLEKANVDLKETSAFRTPVYGITKELLGRVLSQSPGLYALIQSSEPAGEIRRAYVDACRELASELDAGDIEKFIRDFESAARYYGDTAGARKRSERIIRCDMEMRRRVLDAVGQERAFEYGGRAVNGIVKRAGPDDFTLETPDGPMTLKYEDVSAASGTPGAGPFVGRDILVKMPIGADPSVLKGVLSYIEGVQCTGFETSDAPGPDFVVCRFTISVPAGRSEEVLQKILKTIWGLGLEVK comes from the coding sequence ATGCCGTTTAAGGTTCTTATCGTCGGCGGCGCCGGGGGCATGGGCCGCTGGTGCGCTACGCTATTCAAGAATGCCGGGCTGGAAGTGTCGATCAGCTCCCGGGGCGACGCCACGGACATGGCGCGCTCGCTGGGCGTCGGCCTGTCCCGGCCGGAGCACTCAGGAGCCTTTGACATCGTAGTCCTGTCTGTGCCGATCGATGCAATCGACCCCGCCGCTTCGGAGGCGGCGCCTAACATGAAGCCCGGCTCGCTGCTCATGGACCTCTCTTCCCTGAAAGTGAAGCCCATCGATGCGATGCTCAGGCACGCGCCGCCCGGCGTCGAGGTGATCGGCGCTCATCCACTTTTCGGCCCGGGCTCTGAAAGCCGGGGGATGAGCGTCGTGCTCGTTCCCACGGAAAGGAGCGAGCGCTGGCTGTCCATTATTAAAGATATCTTCACGGACGCCGGCTATGGGATGCTAGAGACGACGGCAGAGCGGCACGACAAGGCCATGGCGGTCGTCCAGGGTTTGACGCATTTCATGTACGTGTCCATGGGGCGCACCCTCGAAAAGGCGAACGTTGACCTGAAGGAAACATCGGCCTTCCGGACGCCGGTCTACGGCATCACAAAGGAGCTTCTCGGCCGTGTCCTGTCCCAGAGCCCCGGGCTGTACGCGCTCATCCAGTCGTCGGAACCAGCGGGCGAGATCCGGCGCGCCTACGTTGATGCCTGCAGGGAGCTGGCGTCGGAGCTGGACGCGGGCGACATTGAAAAATTCATCCGTGACTTCGAGTCCGCCGCCCGCTACTATGGCGATACCGCGGGCGCACGGAAGCGCTCCGAGCGCATCATCCGCTGCGATATGGAGATGCGGCGGCGGGTCCTGGACGCCGTGGGCCAGGAGCGCGCCTTCGAATACGGCGGCAGGGCGGTCAACGGCATCGTGAAAAGGGCCGGCCCCGACGACTTCACGCTGGAGACGCCCGACGGCCCAATGACTTTAAAGTACGAGGACGTTTCGGCCGCCAGCGGCACGCCCGGCGCCGGACCCTTCGTGGGCCGGGATATCCTGGTAAAGATGCCCATCGGTGCCGACCCTTCGGTACTCAAGGGGGTGCTGTCATATATCGAGGGCGTTCAGTGTACGGGCTTCGAGACCTCGGACGCCCCGGGGCCGGACTTCGTCGTCTGCCGCTTTACCATAAGTGTGCCGGCGGGACGGAGCGAAGAGGTATTACAGAAGATCTTGAAAACGATCTGGGGACTGGGGCTCGAGGTAAAATAG